One Aegilops tauschii subsp. strangulata cultivar AL8/78 chromosome 7, Aet v6.0, whole genome shotgun sequence genomic window carries:
- the LOC109767378 gene encoding uncharacterized protein gives MEEDGPSRSGLPPVGECEWREELRQQQSQVEALRDRLVEVKVGMRRSEDDSGRELEHLCRRVKTIATLLAYLKSKARIMAIPHLAHTSCGIRNQDGVGFVDRHGVPLADWSKAAEPASCGAGSDDRAAAEGSGVHKHGDAVEGDGDVDDILKSIRVVTDVMESLVKRVIVAESETANEKEKVRIGLEEIRRKTIQVESMSVKVEEMEKFAVGTNGMLNEMRQRVEDMVLETTRQRQRAAENEQELSRVKNDFESLRTYVSTLVSVRETLLSSEKQFETMEKLFDRLVARTNQLETEKAQKEAEVQKVMEENVRLRAMVDKKDAQLQAMSEQCKFMALNRPN, from the exons ATGGAGGAGGACGGCCCTAGCCGGAGCGGCCTGCCGCCGGTCGGGGAGTGCGAATGGAGGGAGGAGCTGAGGCAGCAGCAGTCCCAGGTCGAGGCGCTGCGCGACCGGCTCGTGGAGGTCAAGGTCGGGATGCGGCGCTCCGAGGACGATTCCGGCCGGGAGCTCGAGCACCTGTGCCGCAGGGTCAAGACCATCGCCACCCTGCTGGCGTACCTCAAATCCAAGGCCAGGATCATGGCGATACCGCACCTCGCGCACACGTCCTGCGGGATCAGGAACCAGGACGGCGTGGGGTTCGTGGACCGGCACGGGGTGCCCCTGGCCGATTGGTCCAAGGCCGCCGAGCCCGCTTCCTGTGGGGCAGGTTCGGATGACCGGGCGGCTGCAGAGGGTAGCGGCGTTCACAAGCATGGGGACGCCGTTGAGGGGGATGGAGATGTCGATGATATTCTCAAGTCCATCCGCGTGGTGACCGACGTCATGGAGTCTCTTGTCAAGAGAGTGATTGTGGCCGAGTCCGAAACTGCGAATGAGAAAGAAAAGGTGAGGATTGGGTTGGAAGAGATCAGGAGGAAGACCATTCAGGTCGAGTCCATGTCGGTCAAAGTCGAGGAGATGGAGAAATTTGCAGTGGGTACGAACGGTATGCTGAATGAGATGAGGCAGCGGGTTGAAGATATGGTGCTGGAGACCACTCGGCAGAGGCAGCGCGCTGCTGAAAATGAGCAGGAGCTTAGTCGTGTGAAGAACGACTTTGAGTCGCTCAGAACTTATGTCAGCACACTCGTTAGTGTCAGAGAAACTCTTCTTTCATCGGAGAAGCAATTCGAGACAATGGAGAAGCTTTTTGACAG GCTAGTCGCAAGGACCAACCAGCTCGAGACTGAGAAGGCACAGAAAGAAGCTGAAGTCCAGAAGGTGATGGAGGAAAATGTGAGGCTACGTGCCATGGTCGACAAGAAGGATGCACAGCTCCAGGCGATGAGTGAGCAGTGCAAGTTCATGGCTCTGAACCGTCCAAACTAG
- the LOC141027304 gene encoding uncharacterized protein — protein sequence MAIWRSWAPLCCKIFAWLMVQYRLWTSDRRARHGLQDEPSACFTCLQDQDNVDHILVRCVYAQEVWRRCFDKMHMDIPLPTQSSTFTDWWFHQRMRFSGKVRRGFDSFAIGTAWALWKQRNARVFNRVLDQRTPEQLATLVLSEIKEWSLAGFGVGGLDPFVRE from the coding sequence ATGGCAATTTGGCGCAGCTGGGCTCCGCTGTGTTGCAAGATCTTTGCCTGGCTCATGGTCCAGTACCGCTTATGGACGTCGGACAGACGCGCCAGGCATGGGCTCCAGGACGAGCCTTCCGCCTGCTTCACCTGCTTACAGGATCAGGATAATGTGGATCACATTCTGGTGAGATGCGTCTACGCACAGGAGGTTTGGCGTCGCTGCTTTGACAAAATGCACATGGACATCCCTTTGCCAACCCAGAGCAGCACTTTTACCGACTGGTGGTTCCATCAAAGGATGAGGTTCTCGGGCAAAGTTCGCCGCGGTTTTGACTCCTTCGCAATTGGCACGGCTTGGGCGCTGTGGAAACAGAGAAACGCGCGGGTGTTCAATAGAGTGCTCGATCAAAGGACGCCAGAGCAACTGGCGACACTGGTTCTTTCAGAGATCAAGGAGTGGTCGCTTGCTGGATTTGGTGTAGGAGGCTTAGATCCTTTTGTGAGAGAGTGA